The Prosthecobacter fusiformis sequence CAAGACATTTCCGAAGCCCTCGGCTCCTCAAGGCGGGGGATCCACACCTTCCGTCATTTTCCCCTGCTTCAGACGGGTGCGTAGCTTGGACCAAAAATCTTCATCATCTGCGGAGGGGCCGGTATCTGGCAGATTGCGCTGGGTTGATGGTAGCGTAGGCACCTTCACCGCCGTTTCACCACCATCGCTGCGGGCATCCGCCAGGGAGCGTCCATAGGGGGCAAAGATGCCGAGCGGAATGGGATACTTCTGAAAGCTCGTCGGCAGCACACGGTGTTTGTTGATGAAGTCCGTCGGGCTGTAGTAATTGCTGTTGTCCCGGGCGAACTGGCTGCGGTTCATGCCGATGCGCAGGTTCTTGCGCATTTCGAAGTGCAAATGCACCAGATACATGCCGTTGTTGCCGCCCATGGTGCCCACGAGCTGGCCTTTCTCCACCGTCTGACCCACTTTCACCATCCGCTGATGCAAATGCGCGTACAGGCTGTCCACCATGGCAATCTTCCCGGTCTCATCCCGATACGCATGCCGGACGATGATGCAGTTTCCCCAACCGACGCCAATGTTTTCTGAGATGACGACGACGCCACGTGCTGTGGCATAGATGGGGTCTCCCAGGTCGCTGTCTCCGCCAGCCTTGCCATTCCAGTCTTCCCCCAAGTGACCGTTGGGCCAGTAGCCCCGTGATTTGTAGTAACCGTCCGAATTGGGTTTCCCCACCGGAAAATCAAATCCGTCCGCCAATTGGCAGCGGACAAATCCTGCGGCCATCCCCTGACCGCAAAAGAGCAGCACGGCCAGGAACACCATGTATCCTCCACACCATGAGCCACGGTGTGCAGGATGAGTGGGGAGGGCCAAGCCGCCGGGTTTCATAGGGCGGTCAAAGACGGGGTTTCAGCTCGAGGATAGCGAGCTTGGGTTAGGGTTGCGGAGCAGCAGGCGCTGCAGGGGCCGGTGCAGTCGGAGCTGGCTCGGCAGGTTTAGGAGCTTCCACAGGGGCAGGAGCTGGCTCAGCAGGCTTCGGTGCCTCAGCAGGGGCGGCGGGCTTGGGCGCTTCAGTTGCAGGGGCTGGGGCTGTCTCCTTGGCGGCATCAATGAGTGGCTTGGTCGGCACACCAGGCTCTGTGGCTTTTGCCTCACCGGCGGCAGGCTTGGCGGGTTCAGCAGGCTTCGGTGCTTCAGCTGCAGGAGCCACTGGTGCAGCGGCACCTGCAGGTGTTGCTTCAGGGGTCGTCGTGGCGGCTGGAATCGCAGCCGGGGCAGCAGGTGGCGGAGGCGCGTCAAAAATACGGGTGCCGACTTTCTGTGCCTGCTTGCGGGAAACCAGCATAGCCAGGCTCAGCGTCAGAATAAAAAGGGCCACAGCCAGATACACCGTGAACTTCTGCAGGACATTGGTGGTCTGCGCCCCGGCGATCTGGGACATCATCCCGTCACCAAAAGAAGCTCCAAGGCCCTCCTGCCGCGGGCGCTGCATGAGAACGATGAGAATGAGGAGGAGGCAGACGAGAACCTCGACCACTGTCAGAATGCCAATCAAAATGTCCATAAGGGGCGGCGAATATGGGGGCAGACGCCTTTTTGGCAAGCGCCTTTGTGGGATGGCCCCGCCTGACTGTCCTCACAGCCCCTGTTTGCAAGTGAAAATAACCCAAAAAACTTCCTCTCGGGCCTCCCTCAACCAAAGTTATTCACAATGCGTTGGCTTTGAAGGTATTCACTCCTTTTTGCGAAGATTCTCATAATTCAATATCAATTATGCCATATTAACGGCCGAAAAATTATAATCATGTGGAACGCTTGGCGCTGCGTTGTGAAACATTCCCACAACCCTTCTGATGGCAAAAAGACCTGGATGGACACAAGATGTAGTGCATAATCGACCCCGGCTCTCGCTATATCTGGTGGATGTAGCCTCCGGCCCCTCATTCTCTCCTCCCTCAACCTTTCTCAACTTTTCAACCCGATTCTGATACCTCATGGATAAAATCTACAAGATTGGCTCTCGCGAGTTTAAACTGGACCAGGACAAAGCCGAAGAAGCTTTCGCTGCCAAAAAAGTCATCAATGGCCGCCAGACCATGACTTTCAATCTTCTGCCCCTCAAATATCAGTGGGCGTATGATCTTTATCGCATCATGAAGGCTAACCATTGGGAGCCTGAAGATATCCAGATGCAGAAAGATGTGGAGCAATGGCGCTCCCACGAAATCTCCCAAAACGAGCGCTGGATCATCATGATGGGCATCGGTTACTTCAGCGCCGCTGAGGGAATTGTGGGTGACAACGTCCAGCACGTCGTCCGGGAGCTCGTCACCGCACCGGAGCTGAAGCTCGTGCTCGGCCGTCATGCGCATGAGGAAAACATCCACGCGGACTCCCTTTTGTACATGATTTCCAGCCTGGGCATCAACCCGCATGAGTGCGAGGCCATGTTCGAGCAGATCCCCACGATCGTGAAGAAAAACGAGTTCGTGACGAAGCATTCTAACAATCTGCGTCGCGACCTGGACCTCACCAAACTGGAGAACAAGCAGCTCCTGGCCAAAAACATCTTCGTCTTCGGCCAGTGCATGGAGGGTACCCAGTTCTACGGCCTCTTCGGCATGATCCTCAGCCTCTACCGCCAGAACAAGTTCCCCGGCATCGGACAGATGTTCCGTTATACCCTGCGCGATGAGTCCAACCACATCGAAGTTTTCCGCAACCTGTTCATGGACCTCATTGAGGAAAACCCGGACATCTGGACCGCCGAGTTCCGTCAGGACCTCGTCGAAACCATGCGCGAGGCCGTCTCCCTGGAAAAAGAATTCATCCGCGACTGCCTGCCCGTGAACGCCGTCGGCCTAAGCTCCGCCGAATTTGAGCTTTATACAGACTTCATCGCCGACCGCCGCCTCGCCGGCTGCGGCCTCCCTGCCCTGAACCCCGGCGTCACCAATCCCCTGCCCTGGCTGGCGGAGATGATGGACGTCCGCAAGGAGCAGAACTTCTTCGAAGGAAAAGTCACGGACTATCAGAAGTCCTCCTCCCTCGCCGCCTGCTCAGACGACGACCTGTAAGCCACTCTCCACCCGGTAGGTGAAAACGTTTCGCTGGAATGCTCCGGCGCGGATTTTTTCGGCCTGCCAATGCCCTTTTCTGCCTCCATCCATTCCACTCCGCTCCCCGTTATGATCAAGAACCTGCTCCACGAAGACAAGGAACTCAAAAGGGTCGCCCACACTCCTAAAGACCAAAAGCCGCGCTTCGAATGGAGCGCGCTGACCGTCGGTGTGGCTGATTCCTCCGCCTCCGCCATCAAGGTGCAGGTCGGTGGGGATGAGCGTGACTTTGATATGGGTGAAATCGCCGATACCGTCGGCAGCGCCCTGGCGGATCTCTTCATGGCCCGCCAAAAGGAAGGGGACATCTACAACGAGAAGAACCAGCAGCTCGTGCAGACCATCTCCCGCGCTGTCGCGGATGAGTTGCAGCAGCGCACCGTCCAGCTTGCCGATGGAGCCGGCAGCGCGGGCATCCTCAGTGGAAAAGACATCTATCATTGCATCGAGCGCGCCCTCGTCCGCCACAATGCCCACGACGTGGCCCGCAGTCTGGCGGAGCGCCGCAAACGTACAGAGTACGACAGCATCGCCGATAACAACCTGCCGCAGCCTCTCATCGTGAGCACCAAAGTCATCCGCCGCAGCGGCCAGCTCGTGCCTTGGAATCATAACAAGATCGAGATCGCCGTGCGCAAAGCCTTCCTCTCCATGGAGATGGATTCCTCCCCCGCCGTGCAGGTGGCCGAATCCGTCAGCCGTTTCGTCGCGGAAGAAGGCAAGCAGTTCATGCACATCGAAGACGTGCAGAACATCGTTGAGGAGGAGCTCATGAAGCAGGGCTTCTTCAAGGTCGCCCGCGCCTACATCCAGTATCGTGCCCTCCGCTCCAAAATGCGCGAGACGGACGAGGAAATCGCCGAAAGCCTCAGCCAGGCAGACCATGACCAGCAGGCCCTCATCGTCGTCCGCGCCAGCCCCACGGAGACTTTCTTCTGGGACGGCCAGGACCTCAAAAAGCGCATCGACTTCGCCATGCTCGGCCTGGATCTCTGCCTCACCCGCAACGAGATCGAAATGGAGCTGCGCCGCTCCCTGAATTCCGACATCACCCTGGATCACCTCCGGCAGACCGTCATCCTCAATGCCAAGACCCTGATGCAAAAGGACGCGGACTTCGCCAAGTTCGCCGCCCGTATCCGCCTCAGCTACATCTATGAAGAAGTGCTCGGCTGGGACATCGTCAAAGATGGCATCGAGGCCCTGCGCGATTTCCACCGCCGCGCCTTCCGCCGCAATCTGGCCCGTGGCGTCGAGATCGACCGCATCAGCCCCCGCTTGCTCGAGTTCGACCTCGACAAGTTGGCCGAAGCTCTCGAGCCCACTGCCGATATGGACTTCGACTTCCTCGGCATCCAGACCCTCTATGACCGTTATCTGATCGTCGATAAAAAGATCAAGCCCAGCAAGCGCCTGGAGGCACCCCAGCTCTTCTGGATGCGTGTGGCCATGGGCCTCTGCATTCAGGAAAAGGACAACCCGGAGGACAAAATCATCGCCCTGTACAAACTGTACAAAGGCCGCCGCTTCTGCTCCAGCACGCCTACCCTTTTCAACAGCGGCACCCTGCACAGCCAGCTCAGCTCCTGCTACCTCTACAAGGTGGATGACAGCATCGAGTCCATCATGATCCGTGGCATCGCGGAAAACGCCTTCCTTTCCAAATGGGCGGGTGGTCTCGGCGGCTCCTGGACCAGCGTGCGCGGCACCGGCGGTTACATCAAAGGCACCAATGGTGAAAGCCAGGGCGTCATCCCCTTCCTGAAGCTGCACAATGACCAGCTCATCGCCGTGAACCAGGGCGGCAAGCGTCGCGGCTCCGGCTGCGCCTACCTGGAAGTGTGGCATAACGACATCGAGGACTTCCTCCAGCTCCGCGTGAATACGGGCGACGAACGCCGCCGCACGCATGACCTCAACACCGCCAACTGGATCCCGGACCTCTTCATGAAGCGCATGGAGTCCCGTGGCACCTGGACCCTCTTCCGTGCCAATGAAGTGGCAGACCTGCACGAGCTCTACGGCTCCGCCTTTGAAAAACGTTACGTCGAATACGAAGCCCTGGCCAAAACGGGCAAGATCTTCTCCAAAGAAGTCGAAGCCCTCGACCTGTGGAAAAAGATGCTCAAGTCCATCTTCGAAACCGGCCACCCCTGGATCACCTTCAAGGATCCTTGCAACGTTCGCAGCCCGCAGGACCACGTCGGCGTCATCCACAGCAGCAACCTCTGCACGGAAATCACGCTGAACACCAGCGCGGATGAAACTGCCGTCTGTAACCTCGGCTCCGTCCTCATCGACAACCACCTGGACGATGCCGGTAACATCGACCACGCCAAACTGCGCGAGACCATCCGCACCGCCGTGCGCATGCTGGACAACGTCATCGACATCAATTTCTACCCCACCGTCGCCGCCAAGACCTCCAACGAGCGTCACCGCCCCATCGGCCTCGGCGTCATGGGCCTACAATACGCCCTCTACCGCAAAGGCATCCCCTTCGCCTCCAAGGAAGCCGTCGAATTCAACGATGAATTCATGGAAGCCGTCGCCTACTACGCCTATGAGGCCAGCAGCGACGTCGCCACAGAAAAAGGCACCTACTCCTCCTATAAAGGCAGCAAGTGGGATCGCGGCCTCCTCCCCCAGGACACCGTGGACCTCCTGGAAAAGGAGCGCGGCATGGAAATCGACGTCCCCCGTGGTGGTAAAATGGACTGGACCACCCTGCGCGCCAAGATCGCCAAGCACGGCATGCGCAACAGCAACGTCCTCGCCATCGCCCCCACGGCCACCATTTCAAACATCATGGGCTCCAGCCCCTGCATCGAGCCGCTCATGAGCAACATGCTCGTGAAGTCCAATCTCAGCGGCGACTTCATGCTGCTGAACCCCTACCTGATCCGCGACCTCAAAAAACGCGGCCTGTGGACCCCCGAGGTGCAGAACAAGCTGAAGTACATGGACGGCGAAATCGAAGGCATCGAGGAAATCCCCGTGGACCTCAAGCGCCGCTACGCCACCGCCTTCAGCATCGACTGGAGCTGGCTCATCGACTCGGCCGCCCGCCGCCAGAAATGGATCGACCAGTCCCAGTCCGTGAACCTCTTCTGTGGCGAGAGCGACATGCGCACCCTCTCCCACATGTATCGCGGAGCCTGGAAAAAAGGCCTCAAAACCACCTACTATCTCCGCACCCGCTCCGCCTCCAACATCGAAAAAGCCGATGTCGAAGTGAAGAAGGAAATGCGCGGCATCGTCGGCCAAGACCCCACCAAAGCTGCGGCTTACACCGAAGAGCAGATTCAGGCCTGCTCGATTGAGGCGATGCGGAACGGCGGGACTTGTGAGGCTTGTCAGTGAGTCTTCTTGATTGGCAAATAATCCCTTTAAAACTATTTACCAGATCGATCATCAATTACTTAAATTTAGACTTTGGCATTGATTATATGCCGAGTAAAATTTCGCAGGCTTAATTGAGCGTTAAAAATTGTCTTTTCTTCATTGGGATGCTTCGTCACAGCACGCTATCACAACTAAGCGAGTCAAAACCAAAAGCTCTCCGTCCAATCTTCGATCAAGACAATTAATTTGCACTGCTACAATGTTTACTTATCCAGCGAAAATCGTTTGGGCAATGTTTAAACTAACGTGCGCTCTCTTGCTAGTTTGTTTTCTCTGGGAGGGCTTCGGAAATCTGTTTCACGGTGTGCGATGGTTATTTAGTGAGAGCACAATGGCCACGGTCGATAAGCGGGAGTATTATGAAAGTAATTCGGCCGTTCAACTGCCTGCGCGGATTGGAGGAGCCCGAATACCTTTAACCCGTATTTCTTCGCATCAAAACTATACATATTTCGTCGATGGCCGAGAATATCGTGGAAAATCCGTTGTTCATCTCGATAACGAGCATCAATTTGAGATACGCTACAGCAAGGCTAACCCGGGAAATTCGGGTATAGCTGGGGCGGCTATTCGCGATGGTCTTTCACAAATCGCTGTCGGTATAGTATTCTATTTTGGCGTCGCTTTGCTTTTTTATTGTCCTATCTACATGATGGCTAAAATTCGCCATACCAATGTCGTAACCTTTAAGGATTTTTGGTTTTCATGAGATAAGATGCCCAGGGGAAATATGAAGACGAATCATTAGAGCGTGTTTTAGAATTGCCACCGGTGTAAATTCAGCCTACAAAAGACGTGAAACTTCACCCCGATTATCAATCTGTGGTGCCTGAACTGGCCCAAGTTAAAATCCATAGACCTCTAAATACCAGAAGGGAGAGGATATGGAACTTCGAGCAGGTAGCCCATTGAACCATTTGGAATCCATCATCGCAGGTGTTCTCTACGTGCTTAAGGAGAGTAAATCATGGCGCGCCTTGGATGTGCCTTGCATTTCCTTTACGGGCACTGCAGCCGCTGGGCCAAGGCAGGGCTTTGGGACTGGCCATTCAGCAGATGGACTCGCATGGGGGCAAAAACCTTTGCATGATTGACTCCACGCACATCAAGGTTCATCGCGATGGGGTCAACCCCGCCGGAGGCAAGGAAAAGCAGGTCATGAAACGTACAAAGGACGGACTCAACACGAAGTTGCACACTGCCGTGGACGGACGCTGCCAGCCACAGTCATTGATCCTGACAGCGGGAAGTGAGGCCGATGTCGTGCATGCACCTGCGTTGCTGGAATCGGTGGAGGCCAGAAAGGTTCTCATGGACAAGGTTTATGACAGCGATGCATTGCTCGAGATCATTGCAAGCAAGGGCATGAAAGCCTGCACTCCGCCGCGCAGCAATCGGGTGGCCCCGGTGGCTTACGATAAGGAGCTTTACAAGAAAAGGCACTGCGTGGAGAACTTCTTTGAGAAGATCAAAAGGATGCGCCGCATCTCCACGCGTTATGACAAAACCGATGTCTCCTTCATGGCCTTTGTGCTTCTTAGCATCTGCACTTTATCCCTCAGGAACCAATTTTAAAATACGACCTAAATTCCAAGCTTAATATGAAAACACTTTGGCTCACTTACTCATGGAAAGACGATGAAGATCAAGTGAGCTTTATCCAGCAAGAGTTAGAGCGCAAAGGACTCAAAGTGAAGCGTGACAAGTGGACACTTGTTGCAGGGCAAAGGCTTTGGGAGCAAATCGAACATCATATTTCAAATAAAGAAGAGTCGGACGGATGGGCAATTTATTTGACGGCCAACAGTTTGATGAGTCAACCCTGCAAAGAAGAGTTGTCTTATGCACTTGATCAAGCACTGAATCGCCGAGGTCAGATATATCCACTAATAGGGATTAGTGATGGCAATGTGGATTCTCAGGTAATTCCAAAATCGATTGCGACTAGATTATACGTATCGCTCAAAGACGCAGTCTGGGCAGAACGCGTTATCTCTGGCATGGAGGGAATATCGGTGGGGGATAATTCTCGCGAAATTGCCCCATATTTTATGAAATATTATGCCGTTGACCCTACTAAATTTGGTAGGCGCTACGCCATAGAAGTTCGTCCTCGTTGTGGAAATTGGGTTCCATACTTTGTAGGTGTTCGAGCTGGAATGCGAGAAAGGCTCAATCCCTACTGTGCACATGGTTTAGCAAATCAACCTCCCGACACTTCTTTTGATATTTCGCCATATGAACAACTTGATGATTCACGCCAATGGTGGGTAATGGGCTCACAAAACGAAATTTCGTGGGGACATGCGGCGTGGCTTTTTGTTAACGAATTGCCTGGCGAGCTTATCTTCGGATCGAAGACGGATAAGTCACAGCAGTTTTCGATAAAAAGGATGCCGGGCATGATGTGAAGATGAATCAATAATCTATTGATCCTCTATACCTTCCACAGGCAATTTCCCGCCCTCTCTTGGCGCGTACGATCCTATTATTTCCTGCGTCCGGCCCCTCAAGATTTGATCCCGGTGATGCGCCGACTCCCGGCGGTTTTCGAGGTTCCCCTCCTGTCAATCCTGCCCATCCTGAAATCCTGTCTAAAATTCACAGCCCGCTGGAACGCACAGCCCCACCGCCGCGTAGCGTCCTTGACCTGCTTGACCTGATATGATTGGCTGCGGAAATGAGTGACTCCTTTGAACTGGTGCGGACGAAGAGCGGGGACGAACTGGCGGCGGTGGTGGAGACGCTGACGACGGCGGGGGTGCCGCACCGGGTGGCGGGCACGCGGGCGGGGTTCGACATCACGGAGGTGGGGCGGGGCGATTACCCAGCGGACATGCTGGTGATGGTGCCCTGGACGGAGGTGAAGGCGGCGCGCGCGGCCCTGGAGGCGTCCTTTGCCGAGACGGAGCTGCCGGGGGATCACTTTCTGCGTAGCTCCACCGATGAGGAACTGCTGGAGATCCTGGCCGCGCCGCTGGAGTGGGACCCCTTTGTGGTGGTGCATGCGCGGAGGCTGGCGGCGGAGCGCGGCATCCAACCGGCAGCGACGGAGGCAAAGGCGGCCGAGGTGATGGAGGTGCTGTCCCTGGGCAAACCCGCAGCGCGCTGGCAGGTGATCCTGGGCTGGGTCTCCGTGCTGCTCGGCGGTCTGGTGGGCATCCTCATCGGGGCCTCGCTGGCCTTTTCAAAAGAGCGCCACCCGGCGGGCGAACACTACACCTACGACGCCCGCACCCGCCAGCTGGGCGAGTGGATGATGTGGTGCGGTGTGGGGATGCTGGTGGTGTGGCGCTTTCTGGTGATGACGAAGTAGGAGGTCAAGGCGGATAAAATGCCAGGCGAAATGTGATGGGCTGTTGCCTGCGTGTTGAGTGGTGCTGGTAGGGACGAGCTGCGCCTCGTCCGATTTGTTTTCTGGAAGGTGCGGCCGCTCCTTGCCCCCCCGATGAGATGCCAGCGCAAGAAATCCGGGACGCTCATGCGGCGGCCCAAGAAAATATCAAGTAACACGTAAGATAAGCTCGCTAAGCTATTGAAGGAAAGACATCACGACAACTTACATTCCTATTGTGAATAGACCGGGGCATGAGGTAATCAAAGATATGACGAAAATGCTTTTCTGGCCATTTCTTTGGGTGAGTGCAGGACTGGTTTCTTGCGAGACCCTTTCCCCCAAGGAGAGGCCAAACTGGCTGCCTCTCACGCAGAGTTACCCTGAGTCGGCATATCAAAAAAGCATTCATCATTACGACTGGAAGGTTGACCCGGATATTACCAACGCGGAGTGCTATGAGCAGTTTAAATTTGAGTTGCCCCATGGGATCAAGCGCCTTTCTCTGCCGTCAAAGGCGGTGGTGTATCGTCTCCAGGGGCGGGAGGTCATCGGGCAGTTGAAGAAGATTCTTTCCTCGGCTGGTCACACAGATAAGCCTATCTCAATTGCTGACTATCGCCCCAAGATGGGCATCGTGGCAAAGATCAGCCGGGGGACGCTGCATCTCTCAGCCTATGGTGCGCAGGATTCTTTTGAAGGGGGTACTTACGTGATGTTGCTGATCGGAGTGCCTGAGGGTGTGAAGGTTCACTTTGCCACAGACCGAACGGATGAACAACATCTCGAAACCCTAATCCAAGAGGGATGGTGGCCTGTCAGCACAGCCCCTGCTCTGAAGCGGAACTATGATCGTATCCTAAGTGATGCAAAATTACCAGGTACCCCGTGAGACAAGCTCACAAAGCTATGGATCATCCATGCCT is a genomic window containing:
- a CDS encoding ribonucleotide-diphosphate reductase subunit beta, with amino-acid sequence MDKIYKIGSREFKLDQDKAEEAFAAKKVINGRQTMTFNLLPLKYQWAYDLYRIMKANHWEPEDIQMQKDVEQWRSHEISQNERWIIMMGIGYFSAAEGIVGDNVQHVVRELVTAPELKLVLGRHAHEENIHADSLLYMISSLGINPHECEAMFEQIPTIVKKNEFVTKHSNNLRRDLDLTKLENKQLLAKNIFVFGQCMEGTQFYGLFGMILSLYRQNKFPGIGQMFRYTLRDESNHIEVFRNLFMDLIEENPDIWTAEFRQDLVETMREAVSLEKEFIRDCLPVNAVGLSSAEFELYTDFIADRRLAGCGLPALNPGVTNPLPWLAEMMDVRKEQNFFEGKVTDYQKSSSLAACSDDDL
- a CDS encoding toll/interleukin-1 receptor domain-containing protein, whose product is MKTLWLTYSWKDDEDQVSFIQQELERKGLKVKRDKWTLVAGQRLWEQIEHHISNKEESDGWAIYLTANSLMSQPCKEELSYALDQALNRRGQIYPLIGISDGNVDSQVIPKSIATRLYVSLKDAVWAERVISGMEGISVGDNSREIAPYFMKYYAVDPTKFGRRYAIEVRPRCGNWVPYFVGVRAGMRERLNPYCAHGLANQPPDTSFDISPYEQLDDSRQWWVMGSQNEISWGHAAWLFVNELPGELIFGSKTDKSQQFSIKRMPGMM
- a CDS encoding M23 family metallopeptidase; the encoded protein is MVFLAVLLFCGQGMAAGFVRCQLADGFDFPVGKPNSDGYYKSRGYWPNGHLGEDWNGKAGGDSDLGDPIYATARGVVVISENIGVGWGNCIIVRHAYRDETGKIAMVDSLYAHLHQRMVKVGQTVEKGQLVGTMGGNNGMYLVHLHFEMRKNLRIGMNRSQFARDNSNYYSPTDFINKHRVLPTSFQKYPIPLGIFAPYGRSLADARSDGGETAVKVPTLPSTQRNLPDTGPSADDEDFWSKLRTRLKQGKMTEGVDPPP
- a CDS encoding ribonucleoside-diphosphate reductase subunit alpha; the encoded protein is MIKNLLHEDKELKRVAHTPKDQKPRFEWSALTVGVADSSASAIKVQVGGDERDFDMGEIADTVGSALADLFMARQKEGDIYNEKNQQLVQTISRAVADELQQRTVQLADGAGSAGILSGKDIYHCIERALVRHNAHDVARSLAERRKRTEYDSIADNNLPQPLIVSTKVIRRSGQLVPWNHNKIEIAVRKAFLSMEMDSSPAVQVAESVSRFVAEEGKQFMHIEDVQNIVEEELMKQGFFKVARAYIQYRALRSKMRETDEEIAESLSQADHDQQALIVVRASPTETFFWDGQDLKKRIDFAMLGLDLCLTRNEIEMELRRSLNSDITLDHLRQTVILNAKTLMQKDADFAKFAARIRLSYIYEEVLGWDIVKDGIEALRDFHRRAFRRNLARGVEIDRISPRLLEFDLDKLAEALEPTADMDFDFLGIQTLYDRYLIVDKKIKPSKRLEAPQLFWMRVAMGLCIQEKDNPEDKIIALYKLYKGRRFCSSTPTLFNSGTLHSQLSSCYLYKVDDSIESIMIRGIAENAFLSKWAGGLGGSWTSVRGTGGYIKGTNGESQGVIPFLKLHNDQLIAVNQGGKRRGSGCAYLEVWHNDIEDFLQLRVNTGDERRRTHDLNTANWIPDLFMKRMESRGTWTLFRANEVADLHELYGSAFEKRYVEYEALAKTGKIFSKEVEALDLWKKMLKSIFETGHPWITFKDPCNVRSPQDHVGVIHSSNLCTEITLNTSADETAVCNLGSVLIDNHLDDAGNIDHAKLRETIRTAVRMLDNVIDINFYPTVAAKTSNERHRPIGLGVMGLQYALYRKGIPFASKEAVEFNDEFMEAVAYYAYEASSDVATEKGTYSSYKGSKWDRGLLPQDTVDLLEKERGMEIDVPRGGKMDWTTLRAKIAKHGMRNSNVLAIAPTATISNIMGSSPCIEPLMSNMLVKSNLSGDFMLLNPYLIRDLKKRGLWTPEVQNKLKYMDGEIEGIEEIPVDLKRRYATAFSIDWSWLIDSAARRQKWIDQSQSVNLFCGESDMRTLSHMYRGAWKKGLKTTYYLRTRSASNIEKADVEVKKEMRGIVGQDPTKAAAYTEEQIQACSIEAMRNGGTCEACQ
- a CDS encoding IS5 family transposase; translation: MDSHGGKNLCMIDSTHIKVHRDGVNPAGGKEKQVMKRTKDGLNTKLHTAVDGRCQPQSLILTAGSEADVVHAPALLESVEARKVLMDKVYDSDALLEIIASKGMKACTPPRSNRVAPVAYDKELYKKRHCVENFFEKIKRMRRISTRYDKTDVSFMAFVLLSICTLSLRNQF
- the secG gene encoding preprotein translocase subunit SecG — protein: MDILIGILTVVEVLVCLLLILIVLMQRPRQEGLGASFGDGMMSQIAGAQTTNVLQKFTVYLAVALFILTLSLAMLVSRKQAQKVGTRIFDAPPPPAAPAAIPAATTTPEATPAGAAAPVAPAAEAPKPAEPAKPAAGEAKATEPGVPTKPLIDAAKETAPAPATEAPKPAAPAEAPKPAEPAPAPVEAPKPAEPAPTAPAPAAPAAPQP